The Salmo salar chromosome ssa06, Ssal_v3.1, whole genome shotgun sequence genome window below encodes:
- the LOC123743472 gene encoding nephrocan has protein sequence MKQLKHLFLENNTIWNFEANALSNSVHLTNLALEWNLLSSIPDGLPECLFHPDLKGNCIEDIQEQELRSLKCLQVLNLRMNKLTFLPQITLDLFPRLRTLYLDPWNCSCELLRVKRTLLARRMEISDKLCN, from the exons ATGAAACAGCTGAAGCATCTCTTCCTGGAGAATAACACCATTTGGAACTTCGAAGCTAATGCTTTGAGTAACAGCGTTCACTTAACCAACCTGGCACTGGAATGGAACCTCTTATCCTCCATTCCAGATGG GCTTCCAGAGTGTCTTTTCCATCCGGACTTGAAAGGGAACTGCATTGAGGACATCCAAGAGCAGGAGTTGAGGTCCCTGAAGTGTCTGCAGGTGTTGAACCTCCGGATGAACAAGCTGACCTTCCTCCCCCAGATCACCCTGGACCTGTTTCCCCGGCTGAGGACCCTCTACTTGGACCCCTGGAACTGCAGCTGTGAGCTCCTGAGGGTCAAGAGGACCCTGCTGGCCAGGAGGATGGAGATCTCTGATAAGCTGTGTAATTAG